One stretch of Gemmatimonadota bacterium DNA includes these proteins:
- a CDS encoding TRAP transporter fused permease subunit, translating into MRAFLVVVAAAATLFHLYSAGISPFTALIQRPSHLAFMAALGFLGFGQKNAETSAVRRAISLVLTVVAAVTSLYIVFEQDTLVARSGNPTTVDLVMGALALIAVLELARRTTGTGLVVVALGALAYAFLGPWLPGVLAHRGYGVRRLVEHLYLSTEGIWGIPLGVSADFVFLFVLFGAVLEVAGGGALLIALAERVAGRSRGGPAKTAAVASAFMGSLSGSAVANVVTTGTFTIPLMQRAGFKPFFAAGIEAAASTGGQLMPPIMGAGAFILATWTNIPYAQVAAAAVIPALLYYVALLATIHFRAGRMGIEPGREIDTEPVLNRLHLLLPLGLVVTLLAMGRSPMRAAFWGVASAALFTLLKKETRLDKAKLTSVLERAARGGVQVAAACAAAGVVVGVASLTGIGLRMSELIIQVSQGNLLVALLLTAAGSIVLGMGLPTTAAYVVLAALGAPALTDLGVPLLAAHMFIFYFGCISNVTPPVSLAAFAAAGIAEASPTKAAFAAVLLAVAGFIVPFMFVYAPSLLLLGSWVEILHTSVTATAGVLALAAATMGFGRRPLLVWERLVLGAAAFALIFPGLLTDLFGGTVLLAMMLSGKRSPVPAQAAQG; encoded by the coding sequence ATGAGGGCATTCCTGGTGGTGGTCGCCGCGGCCGCCACGCTGTTCCATCTCTACTCGGCCGGCATCTCCCCCTTCACCGCCCTCATCCAGCGTCCTTCCCACCTGGCCTTCATGGCCGCGCTGGGCTTCCTGGGCTTCGGGCAGAAGAACGCGGAGACGAGCGCCGTCCGTCGCGCCATCTCGCTGGTGCTCACGGTGGTGGCCGCGGTCACCAGCCTCTACATCGTCTTCGAGCAGGACACGCTGGTCGCCCGGTCCGGCAATCCCACGACCGTGGACCTGGTGATGGGCGCGCTCGCGCTCATCGCCGTGCTGGAGCTGGCCCGCCGCACCACCGGGACCGGCCTGGTGGTCGTGGCGCTGGGCGCGCTGGCCTACGCGTTCCTGGGTCCCTGGCTGCCCGGCGTGCTGGCCCACCGGGGCTACGGCGTGCGTCGTCTCGTCGAGCACCTGTACCTGTCCACCGAGGGCATCTGGGGCATCCCGCTGGGCGTCTCGGCGGACTTCGTCTTCCTCTTCGTGCTGTTCGGCGCGGTCCTCGAGGTCGCCGGCGGCGGCGCGCTGCTGATCGCGTTGGCCGAACGCGTCGCGGGACGCAGCCGCGGTGGGCCCGCCAAGACGGCGGCGGTGGCCAGCGCGTTCATGGGCTCGCTGTCCGGCAGCGCGGTGGCCAACGTGGTCACGACCGGAACGTTCACCATCCCGCTGATGCAGCGCGCCGGGTTCAAGCCCTTCTTCGCCGCCGGGATCGAAGCAGCAGCCAGCACGGGCGGACAGCTCATGCCGCCCATCATGGGCGCGGGCGCGTTCATCCTGGCCACGTGGACCAACATCCCCTACGCCCAGGTCGCGGCGGCCGCCGTCATCCCGGCGTTGCTCTACTACGTGGCGTTGCTCGCCACCATCCATTTCCGCGCCGGCCGCATGGGCATCGAGCCCGGCCGCGAGATCGACACCGAGCCGGTCCTGAACCGCCTGCACCTGCTGCTCCCGCTCGGGCTGGTGGTGACGCTGCTGGCCATGGGGCGCTCGCCCATGCGGGCGGCCTTCTGGGGGGTCGCCTCGGCCGCGCTGTTCACGTTGCTGAAGAAGGAGACGCGCCTCGACAAGGCGAAGCTCACCTCCGTGCTCGAGCGCGCCGCCCGCGGGGGCGTGCAGGTGGCGGCCGCCTGCGCCGCGGCCGGGGTCGTGGTGGGTGTGGCGTCGCTGACCGGGATCGGGCTGCGCATGTCGGAGCTGATCATCCAGGTCTCGCAGGGCAACCTGTTGGTCGCCCTCCTGCTCACCGCGGCGGGCTCCATCGTGCTGGGCATGGGCCTGCCCACGACGGCCGCCTACGTGGTGCTGGCCGCGTTGGGCGCGCCCGCGCTCACCGACCTGGGCGTGCCCCTGCTCGCCGCGCACATGTTCATCTTCTACTTCGGCTGCATCTCCAACGTCACCCCGCCCGTCTCGCTGGCCGCCTTCGCGGCCGCGGGCATCGCGGAAGCCAGTCCCACCAAGGCGGCGTTCGCGGCCGTGCTGCTGGCCGTGGCCGGCTTCATCGTGCCGTTCATGTTCGTGTATGCGCCTTCCCTGCTGTTGTTGGGGAGCTGGGTGGAGATCCTGCACACCTCCGTGACGGCCACCGCGGGTGTGCTGGCGCTGGCGGCGGCCACCATGGGCTTCGGCCGCCGGCCGCTGCTGGTGTGGGAGCGCCTGGTGCTCGGGGCGGCCGCCTTCGCGCTCATCTTCCCCGGTCTCCTCACGGACCTGTTCGGTGGGACCGTCCTGCTGGCGATGATGCTGTCGGGCAAGCGCAGCCCGGTGCCGGCGCAAGCCGCGCAGGGTTGA